A section of the Amycolatopsis sp. AA4 genome encodes:
- a CDS encoding glycoside hydrolase family 15 protein encodes MNQRPMEDYALLGDLHTAALVSREGAVEWLCLPRFDSPACFAALLHDERAGVWQLAPADGGPATRRGYVGDSLILSSEWETADGVVRVLDFMPPRDGAADLVRIVEGVRGRVRMRTCLRPRFDYGSVRPWIRHIDGRFDAVAGPDAVRLTTPVEVSAEGSAEFTVAEGERVPFVLTYHASYHERPEPADPEKALAHTERFWADWIGRCQYDGRWPDAVRRALITLKALTYEPTGGILAAPTTSLPEQLGGERNWDYRYCWLRDATFTLQALVGTGYPDEARAWREWLVRAAAGDPAELQVLYGLDGSRRVPESTVDWLDGYAGSAPVRIGNAAAGQLQLDVWGEALDGLHLVREAGLPVTHPAWDLQRGLLDFLEGHWDEPDRSLWEIRGEPQHFVHSKVMAWAGIDRAVRTVERHRLDGPVDRWRALRDRIHEEVCRKGFDAGRNTFTQFYGSRGLDAALLLIPRVGFLPGSDPRVRGTVDAVRNELSRDGFVHRFDPDADSDPSELQGGEGAFLPCSFWLADALHGTGRTDEAIEVFERMLEVRNDVGLLSEEYDVAAGRQLGNMPQAFTMVGLVNTARHLDGAETTTNATGPEQRLRCHV; translated from the coding sequence ATGAACCAGCGCCCGATGGAGGATTACGCCCTGCTCGGCGACCTGCACACCGCGGCGTTGGTCTCGCGGGAAGGTGCGGTCGAGTGGCTGTGCCTGCCGCGGTTCGACTCCCCCGCGTGCTTCGCCGCGCTGCTGCACGACGAACGCGCGGGGGTCTGGCAGCTCGCGCCCGCGGACGGCGGACCGGCGACGCGCCGCGGCTACGTCGGCGATTCCCTGATTCTCTCCAGCGAATGGGAAACCGCCGACGGGGTTGTCCGCGTGCTCGACTTCATGCCGCCGCGCGACGGGGCGGCCGATCTCGTCCGCATCGTCGAAGGCGTGCGCGGCCGGGTCCGGATGCGGACCTGCCTGCGGCCGCGGTTCGACTACGGGTCGGTGCGGCCGTGGATCCGGCACATCGACGGGCGGTTCGACGCGGTCGCCGGCCCGGACGCGGTCCGGCTGACCACTCCGGTCGAAGTGTCCGCCGAGGGGTCGGCCGAATTCACCGTCGCCGAGGGCGAGCGGGTGCCGTTCGTCCTGACCTACCACGCCTCCTACCACGAACGGCCCGAGCCGGCGGACCCGGAGAAAGCGCTGGCGCACACCGAGCGCTTCTGGGCGGACTGGATCGGCCGCTGCCAGTACGACGGCCGATGGCCGGACGCGGTGCGCCGCGCGCTGATCACCCTGAAAGCGCTCACGTACGAGCCGACCGGCGGCATTCTCGCCGCGCCGACGACGTCGCTGCCCGAACAGCTCGGCGGCGAACGCAACTGGGATTACCGCTACTGCTGGCTGCGCGACGCCACCTTCACCCTGCAGGCACTCGTCGGCACTGGCTATCCGGACGAGGCGCGCGCGTGGCGCGAATGGCTCGTCCGCGCGGCCGCCGGCGATCCGGCCGAACTCCAGGTCCTTTACGGACTCGACGGTTCCCGCCGCGTTCCGGAGTCCACAGTGGACTGGCTGGACGGATACGCCGGTTCCGCCCCGGTGCGCATCGGCAACGCCGCCGCGGGCCAGCTCCAGCTCGACGTCTGGGGCGAAGCGCTCGACGGCCTGCACCTCGTCCGCGAAGCCGGGCTTCCGGTGACGCATCCGGCGTGGGACCTGCAACGCGGGCTGCTCGATTTCCTCGAAGGCCATTGGGACGAACCCGACCGCAGCCTGTGGGAAATACGCGGCGAACCGCAACATTTCGTGCATTCCAAGGTAATGGCGTGGGCGGGCATCGACCGAGCCGTCCGCACCGTCGAACGCCATCGCCTCGACGGGCCGGTGGACCGCTGGCGCGCCCTGCGCGACCGCATTCACGAGGAAGTCTGCCGCAAGGGTTTCGACGCCGGCCGCAACACGTTCACCCAGTTCTACGGCTCTCGCGGCCTCGACGCGGCTTTGCTGCTCATCCCCCGCGTCGGCTTCCTTCCCGGAAGCGACCCGCGGGTGCGCGGAACCGTCGACGCGGTGCGGAACGAGCTGTCGCGAGACGGTTTCGTCCACCGTTTCGACCCGGACGCCGACTCCGATCCCAGCGAATTGCAGGGCGGCGAAGGCGCGTTCCTGCCGTGCAGTTTCTGGCTCGCCGACGCCTTGCACGGCACCGGCCGGACCGACGAAGCCATCGAGGTTTTCGAGCGGATGCTGGAGGTGCGCAACGACGTCGGACTGCTGAGCGAGGAATACGACGTGGCCGCCGGACGCCAGCTCGGGAACATGCCGCAGGCCTTCACCATGGTCGGGCTCGTCAACACCGCGCGCCATCTCGACGGCGCGGAAACCACCACCAACGCGACCGGACCCGAACAGAGGCTGCGGTGCCACGTGTAA
- a CDS encoding aconitate hydratase, giving the protein MGREQTLAGRLLAEHLVAGRLEPGTEIGLRVDQTLTQDATGTLVMQELEALGLDRARTELSVQYVDHNLLQADEKNAEDHAYLRSACRRFGLWFSKPGNGVSHPTHMERFGVPGKSLAGSDSHTCAAGALGMLAVGVGGLEVALAIAGEPLYLRMPEIWGVRLENELPPWVSAKDVVLEMLRRHGVSGGRHRIIEYHGPGLACLSAMDRHVIANMGAELGATATVFPADEAIRAFLRAEGREHDFRDLRAGREASYDIEDEIDLSTVEPLVAKPSSPGNVVPVREVSGTPVGQVVIGSSANPGFRDFAVAAATVRGRQTADSVSFDVNPTSRQILVELARSGHLTDLVAAGARVHQAGCLGCIGMGQAPAPGTNSLRTFPRNFPGRSGTADDAVWLCSPETAAVSALTGVLTDPRDYAAVHHLAHPRVSGPARSAADPRVFAAPPPEDEALREELVKGPNVAGLPDFDPLPDEIEGPVLLKAGDDVSTDEISPAGARALPYRSNIPKLAEFTFTRIDEDYPKRAADSPEHFVVAGENYGQGSSREHAAITARYLGLRVVLARSFARIHWQNLVNFGVLPLEFADPDDSDKIQRDDVLCVSGLHRLAEKAEFTVRNQTRGEEYRARHQLSPRQVDVLLAGGRIPQLARALH; this is encoded by the coding sequence GTGGGACGCGAACAGACTCTCGCCGGGCGGCTGCTGGCCGAGCACCTGGTCGCCGGCCGGCTGGAACCAGGAACCGAAATCGGCCTGCGGGTCGACCAGACGCTGACCCAGGACGCCACGGGCACGCTCGTGATGCAGGAGCTCGAGGCGCTCGGGCTCGACCGCGCGCGGACCGAGCTGAGCGTCCAGTACGTCGACCACAACCTGCTGCAGGCGGACGAGAAGAACGCCGAGGACCACGCGTACCTGCGTTCGGCGTGCCGCCGGTTCGGGCTGTGGTTCTCCAAACCGGGCAACGGGGTGTCGCATCCGACGCACATGGAGCGGTTCGGCGTGCCCGGCAAGAGCCTCGCCGGATCCGATTCGCACACGTGTGCGGCGGGGGCGCTGGGCATGCTCGCCGTCGGCGTCGGGGGCCTCGAAGTGGCGCTGGCCATCGCCGGGGAGCCGCTCTACCTGCGGATGCCGGAGATCTGGGGCGTCCGGCTGGAGAACGAGCTGCCGCCGTGGGTGTCGGCGAAGGACGTCGTGCTGGAGATGCTGCGGCGGCACGGCGTGAGCGGCGGACGGCACCGGATCATCGAGTACCACGGCCCGGGGCTCGCGTGCTTGAGCGCGATGGACCGGCACGTGATCGCGAACATGGGCGCCGAGCTGGGCGCGACCGCGACGGTGTTCCCCGCCGACGAGGCGATCCGCGCGTTCCTGCGGGCGGAGGGGCGCGAGCACGACTTCCGCGACCTGCGCGCCGGACGCGAGGCTTCGTACGACATCGAGGACGAGATCGATCTGTCCACTGTGGAGCCATTGGTGGCAAAACCGTCGTCGCCGGGCAACGTCGTCCCGGTGCGCGAGGTGTCCGGGACGCCGGTGGGGCAGGTCGTCATCGGCTCGTCGGCCAACCCCGGGTTCCGGGACTTCGCCGTCGCCGCGGCCACCGTCCGGGGCAGGCAGACCGCCGATTCGGTCAGCTTCGACGTCAACCCGACGTCGCGGCAGATCCTCGTCGAACTGGCCCGCAGCGGGCACCTCACCGACCTCGTCGCCGCCGGGGCCCGCGTGCACCAGGCGGGCTGCCTCGGCTGCATCGGGATGGGCCAGGCGCCCGCGCCCGGCACGAACTCGCTGCGCACGTTCCCGCGGAACTTCCCCGGCCGCTCCGGCACCGCGGACGACGCGGTCTGGCTGTGTTCGCCGGAGACCGCGGCGGTGTCGGCGCTGACCGGCGTGCTGACCGATCCGCGCGATTACGCCGCCGTCCACCATCTCGCGCACCCGCGCGTCTCCGGACCGGCCCGTTCCGCGGCCGATCCGCGCGTCTTCGCCGCTCCGCCGCCGGAGGACGAGGCGCTGCGGGAGGAGCTGGTGAAGGGCCCGAACGTCGCCGGGCTGCCGGACTTCGACCCGCTGCCGGACGAGATCGAGGGCCCGGTCCTGCTGAAGGCCGGAGACGACGTGTCGACCGACGAGATCTCGCCCGCCGGGGCCCGCGCGCTGCCGTACCGGTCGAACATCCCGAAGCTGGCCGAGTTCACGTTCACCCGGATCGACGAGGACTACCCGAAGCGCGCGGCGGACAGCCCGGAGCATTTCGTGGTCGCGGGGGAGAACTACGGCCAGGGCTCGTCGCGCGAGCACGCCGCGATCACCGCCCGGTACCTGGGCCTGCGCGTGGTGCTGGCCCGGTCGTTCGCGCGGATCCACTGGCAGAACCTGGTCAACTTCGGGGTGCTGCCGCTGGAGTTCGCCGACCCGGACGACAGCGACAAGATCCAGCGCGACGACGTGCTGTGCGTGTCCGGGCTGCACCGGCTGGCCGAGAAGGCCGAGTTCACGGTGCGCAACCAGACCCGGGGCGAGGAGTACCGGGCGAGGCACCAGTTGTCGCCGCGCCAAGTGGACGTGCTGCTGGCCGGCGGGCGGATTCCGCAGCTGGCGCGAGCGTTGCACTGA
- a CDS encoding Ku protein → MRPVWQGALSFGLVNVPVRMYKAVEDHAVHFTQFQRGTRDRIRYRRVNERTGDEVPYDDIVRGREVGDDEYVLVEQEELDEIAPGRSRSLEVESFVDLEEVDPMYFDRAYWLAPAKEEAQRPYVLLLDALARRDKAAVAKFVFHGREHLALARAGDGVIVLNTLHYAAEMRSADDVPQLPAKAKTNQKELDLAVKLIDAMSEPWKPEQFTDTYRQRVDELIEAKRAGNTVTPAAEPEQPTKVVDLMEALANSVRSSRKPRAGGKGKSSDSRTSSGPDLSELSKTELQKLAKERDVKGRSKMSRADLEAALKAS, encoded by the coding sequence ATGCGTCCGGTGTGGCAGGGTGCGCTGTCGTTCGGGCTGGTCAACGTCCCGGTGCGGATGTACAAGGCGGTCGAGGACCACGCCGTGCACTTCACGCAGTTCCAGCGCGGGACGCGGGACCGCATCCGCTACCGGCGGGTCAACGAGCGGACCGGCGACGAGGTGCCCTACGACGACATCGTCCGCGGCCGGGAGGTCGGCGACGACGAGTACGTGCTGGTCGAGCAGGAGGAACTCGACGAGATCGCGCCGGGCCGGTCGCGGTCGCTCGAGGTGGAGAGCTTCGTGGACCTCGAGGAAGTCGACCCGATGTACTTCGACCGCGCCTACTGGCTCGCGCCCGCCAAGGAGGAAGCGCAGCGCCCGTACGTGCTGCTGCTCGACGCGCTCGCCCGCCGCGACAAGGCAGCCGTGGCGAAGTTCGTCTTCCACGGCCGCGAACACCTCGCGCTCGCCCGCGCCGGCGACGGCGTGATCGTGCTCAACACGCTGCATTACGCCGCCGAGATGCGCAGCGCGGACGACGTGCCGCAGCTGCCGGCCAAGGCCAAGACCAACCAGAAGGAGCTGGACCTCGCGGTCAAGCTGATCGACGCGATGTCCGAGCCGTGGAAGCCGGAGCAGTTCACCGACACCTACCGCCAGCGCGTGGACGAGCTGATCGAGGCCAAACGCGCCGGGAACACCGTCACGCCCGCCGCCGAGCCGGAGCAGCCGACGAAGGTGGTCGACCTCATGGAGGCGCTGGCCAACAGCGTGCGCAGCAGCCGCAAGCCGCGCGCCGGGGGCAAGGGCAAATCCTCGGACAGTCGCACATCGAGCGGCCCGGACCTTTCCGAGCTGTCCAAGACGGAGCTGCAGAAGCTGGCGAAGGAACGCGACGTCAAGGGGCGTTCGAAGATGTCCCGCGCCGATCTGGAGGCCGCGCTCAAGGCCTCCTGA
- a CDS encoding DUF47 domain-containing protein, translating into MRIKPRGSQFFQLLADAAANLVTATALLRDLTEAAPPDREAIAARLHEVEHAGDDLTHTIMVELNSTFVTPFDREDIQALAARIDDVLDFLDTAADLAVLYRLDKFPPGTDGMLRVLCRAAELTAESMPGLAKVGELSPYWIEINALENEADHTYRRMLADLFQPGADALEVLKAKEVVEQFELAADGFEHVADVVQTIAVKES; encoded by the coding sequence ATGCGCATAAAACCTCGCGGAAGCCAGTTCTTCCAGCTGCTCGCGGACGCGGCCGCGAACCTCGTCACCGCCACCGCGCTCCTGCGGGACCTCACCGAGGCGGCTCCTCCGGACCGGGAGGCCATCGCGGCCCGGCTGCACGAGGTCGAACACGCCGGCGACGACCTGACGCACACCATCATGGTCGAGCTGAACAGCACGTTCGTCACGCCGTTCGACCGCGAGGACATCCAGGCGCTCGCCGCGCGGATCGACGACGTCCTGGACTTCCTGGACACCGCCGCCGACCTCGCGGTGCTGTACCGGCTCGACAAGTTCCCGCCCGGGACCGACGGCATGCTGCGGGTGCTGTGCCGCGCCGCGGAGCTGACCGCGGAATCCATGCCGGGGCTCGCGAAGGTCGGCGAGCTGTCGCCGTACTGGATCGAGATCAACGCGCTGGAGAACGAGGCGGACCACACCTACCGGCGGATGCTCGCCGACCTCTTCCAGCCGGGAGCCGACGCGCTCGAGGTGCTCAAGGCGAAGGAAGTCGTCGAGCAGTTCGAACTGGCGGCCGACGGCTTCGAGCACGTCGCGGACGTGGTGCAGACCATCGCGGTCAAGGAGTCCTGA
- a CDS encoding inorganic phosphate transporter, with protein MDSTAALVAVVVLTVFFDYTNGFHDAANAIASAVSTRALPLRTALVLAAVMNLAGALLSTGIAATVAKGIIDVPAGPGALTVVLAALVGAIAWNLVTWYFGLPSSSSHSLIGGMVGAALAAASTVHWTGIVEKVLVPMVASPLLGLVLGYAAMVAVLWLLRRANPHRSGRVFRRMQIVSASALALGHGLQDAQKGMGVLVLALIAAGKQDTFSVPLWVTLVCAGALSLGTCSGGMRIMRTLGRRVFPLDPPHGFVAESVGASVLYLTAFAVKAPISTTHVITAAVMGVGATRRLSAVRWGIARDIVLGWVLTFPAAAGVAALVFWLLSAFG; from the coding sequence GTGGACAGCACCGCCGCGCTGGTCGCCGTCGTGGTGCTGACGGTCTTCTTCGACTACACCAACGGTTTCCACGACGCCGCCAACGCGATCGCCAGCGCGGTGTCGACCCGGGCGCTCCCGCTGCGCACCGCGCTCGTGCTGGCCGCGGTGATGAACCTGGCCGGAGCGCTGCTGTCGACCGGGATCGCCGCGACCGTCGCGAAAGGAATCATCGACGTCCCGGCCGGTCCGGGCGCGCTGACCGTGGTGCTCGCCGCGCTGGTCGGCGCGATCGCGTGGAACCTCGTGACCTGGTATTTCGGGCTGCCGTCCTCGTCGTCGCATTCGCTGATCGGCGGCATGGTCGGGGCCGCGCTGGCCGCGGCGAGCACGGTGCACTGGACCGGCATCGTGGAGAAGGTGCTGGTGCCGATGGTCGCGTCGCCGCTGCTCGGGCTGGTGCTCGGCTACGCGGCGATGGTGGCGGTGCTGTGGCTGCTGCGCCGGGCGAATCCGCACCGCAGCGGCCGGGTCTTCCGCCGGATGCAGATCGTGTCGGCCTCGGCGCTCGCGCTCGGACACGGTTTGCAGGACGCGCAGAAGGGGATGGGCGTGCTCGTCCTGGCGCTGATCGCGGCGGGCAAACAGGACACGTTCTCGGTGCCGCTGTGGGTGACGCTGGTCTGCGCCGGGGCGCTGTCGCTCGGCACCTGCTCGGGCGGCATGCGGATCATGCGAACGCTCGGCCGCCGGGTTTTTCCGCTCGATCCGCCGCACGGGTTCGTCGCGGAATCGGTCGGGGCTTCGGTGCTGTACTTGACCGCTTTTGCCGTGAAGGCCCCGATCTCGACCACGCACGTCATCACCGCCGCGGTGATGGGCGTGGGCGCGACGCGGCGGCTTTCGGCGGTGCGGTGGGGGATCGCGCGGGACATCGTGCTGGGCTGGGTGCTGACGTTCCCGGCCGCGGCGGGGGTCGCGGCGCTGGTCTTCTGGCTTCTGTCGGCGTTCGGCTGA
- a CDS encoding phosphoribosyltransferase: MRPFRNRADAGTQIAAALARREWTDPVVYGLARGGLPVAAPVAEELHAPLELLVARKIGAPGQPELGLGAVAADGPPYFDRAGLRALRLTPEDVARQVDHARTEARDQVRRYLGSRVPHSPAGHDVVVVDDGVATGGTAIAALRALRSHAPLRLLFAAPVGAPSALDKLAREADEVVCLREPEDFRAVGEFYADFSPTSDAEVLALVPR; the protein is encoded by the coding sequence GTGAGACCGTTCCGGAACCGTGCCGACGCGGGCACCCAGATCGCCGCCGCCTTGGCCAGGCGCGAATGGACGGATCCGGTGGTCTACGGGCTCGCCCGCGGCGGGCTTCCGGTCGCCGCGCCCGTGGCCGAAGAACTGCACGCGCCGCTGGAACTCCTGGTCGCCCGCAAGATCGGCGCCCCGGGACAGCCGGAACTCGGGCTCGGCGCCGTCGCGGCGGACGGGCCGCCGTACTTCGACCGCGCCGGGCTCCGAGCGCTCAGGCTGACGCCGGAGGACGTCGCCCGCCAGGTCGACCACGCCCGCACCGAGGCGCGCGACCAGGTCCGCCGGTACCTGGGCAGCCGAGTCCCGCACTCCCCGGCGGGCCACGACGTCGTGGTGGTCGACGACGGCGTGGCCACCGGGGGGACCGCGATCGCCGCGCTGAGAGCCCTTCGCTCGCACGCACCGCTGCGGCTGCTCTTCGCCGCCCCCGTCGGCGCGCCGTCCGCATTGGACAAGCTCGCCCGCGAGGCCGACGAGGTCGTCTGTCTCCGCGAACCAGAGGATTTCCGCGCCGTCGGCGAGTTCTACGCGGATTTCAGCCCGACCAGCGACGCGGAAGTTCTCGCCCTCGTGCCCAGGTGA
- a CDS encoding SDR family oxidoreductase encodes MPPVVVVTGASAGVGRAVARAYGSRGAKVALLARGEKGLAAAAEDVREAGGTPLELPTDVADFDQVDAAASRAEEELGPIDVWVNVAFSSVFAPFTEVKPDEYRRVTEVAYLGFVHGTMAALARMKPRDAGTIVQVGSALAYRGIPLQSAYCGAKHAIQGFNEALRCELLHEHSGVRTTMVQLPAVNTPQFTWLLSRLPEHAQPVPPIYQPELAARAVLHAADHPRRREYWVGTSTAATLLANAVAPGLLDRYLARTGFGAQQTGQPQRPSQPANLWEPADGPRGYDYGAHGEFDQQAKAHDVQPVLSRHHGAVAAGATAAALAAAQLLRRTKKSTKDPRSAEKDHSPLSRYTGAVAAGLPVASKVLSRVLKKRRR; translated from the coding sequence ATGCCGCCCGTCGTAGTCGTCACCGGGGCCAGCGCCGGAGTGGGCCGGGCCGTCGCCCGCGCTTACGGGAGCCGCGGCGCGAAAGTCGCCTTGCTCGCGCGGGGCGAAAAGGGACTCGCCGCCGCGGCGGAAGACGTCCGGGAAGCCGGGGGCACGCCGCTGGAGCTGCCGACGGACGTGGCCGATTTCGACCAGGTCGACGCCGCCGCGTCCCGCGCCGAGGAGGAACTCGGGCCGATCGACGTCTGGGTGAACGTCGCGTTCAGCTCGGTGTTCGCCCCGTTCACCGAGGTCAAACCCGACGAGTACCGCCGGGTCACCGAGGTCGCCTACCTCGGTTTCGTGCACGGCACGATGGCCGCTCTCGCCCGGATGAAGCCGCGGGACGCGGGCACGATCGTCCAGGTCGGCTCGGCCCTCGCGTATCGCGGAATCCCGCTGCAGAGCGCGTATTGCGGGGCCAAGCACGCCATTCAGGGCTTCAACGAAGCGCTGCGCTGCGAACTTCTGCACGAGCACAGCGGCGTCCGCACGACCATGGTGCAACTGCCCGCGGTCAACACGCCGCAGTTCACCTGGCTGCTGTCGCGGCTGCCGGAGCACGCCCAGCCGGTCCCGCCGATCTACCAGCCCGAACTCGCCGCCCGCGCGGTGCTGCACGCCGCCGACCACCCGCGCCGCCGCGAGTACTGGGTCGGCACGAGCACCGCCGCGACGCTGCTGGCCAACGCCGTCGCGCCCGGGCTGCTCGACCGGTACCTCGCCCGCACCGGCTTCGGCGCGCAGCAGACGGGGCAGCCGCAGCGGCCGAGCCAGCCCGCGAACCTGTGGGAACCGGCGGACGGCCCGCGCGGGTACGACTACGGCGCGCACGGAGAGTTCGATCAGCAGGCGAAAGCGCACGACGTCCAGCCGGTGCTGAGCCGCCATCACGGCGCGGTGGCGGCCGGAGCGACCGCGGCCGCGCTGGCCGCCGCGCAGCTGCTGCGCCGCACGAAGAAGTCCACAAAGGACCCTCGGTCCGCGGAGAAAGACCATTCCCCGCTCAGCCGCTATACCGGTGCCGTAGCTGCCGGTTTGCCCGTCGCCAGCAAGGTATTGAGCCGCGTCCTCAAGAAGCGCCGCAGGTGA
- a CDS encoding DUF3040 domain-containing protein: protein MAAHRQPDPHRALRSMERELLATGALWVRRAFGQTAWPLRRAWPVACWALTALAAGLVVCGIVFPPEVPLALLGFVLAAIAVCGHVARQECLRPPTRRTPGPGKGFPCRPS from the coding sequence ATGGCCGCGCACCGGCAGCCGGATCCCCACCGGGCGCTGCGGTCGATGGAACGAGAGCTTCTCGCCACCGGCGCGCTGTGGGTCCGGCGCGCCTTCGGGCAGACGGCGTGGCCGCTGCGCCGGGCGTGGCCGGTGGCGTGCTGGGCCCTCACCGCGCTCGCGGCGGGCCTGGTCGTCTGCGGGATCGTCTTTCCGCCGGAGGTGCCGCTCGCGCTGCTCGGCTTCGTGCTGGCGGCGATCGCGGTGTGCGGGCACGTCGCCCGCCAGGAGTGTCTGCGTCCGCCGACCCGCCGGACTCCTGGTCCGGGGAAAGGATTTCCATGCCGCCCGTCGTAG
- a CDS encoding cupin domain-containing protein yields the protein MSTDRFLLLHPGEARPGRVPLPPAFAVKAMTGDTETRFSLLEVTLARDIPRHVHHEADECVYVLEGELGIDFADETHVATKGMFALLPHGVPHALRAVSTPPPRLLQISSPGGWEHYLEDLFEAGPAVLTDGALDPAKINPVAARYSIAYEE from the coding sequence ATGAGCACGGACCGCTTCCTTCTGCTGCACCCCGGCGAGGCCCGCCCGGGACGGGTGCCGCTGCCGCCCGCGTTCGCGGTGAAGGCGATGACCGGCGACACCGAGACCCGGTTCTCCCTGCTGGAGGTGACGCTGGCGCGCGACATCCCCCGCCACGTCCACCACGAGGCCGACGAGTGCGTTTACGTCCTCGAAGGCGAACTGGGCATCGACTTCGCGGACGAGACTCATGTCGCGACGAAGGGGATGTTCGCGCTCCTGCCGCACGGGGTTCCGCACGCGCTGCGAGCGGTTTCGACGCCCCCGCCGAGGTTGCTGCAGATCTCCTCGCCGGGCGGGTGGGAGCACTATCTGGAGGATCTTTTCGAGGCCGGGCCCGCGGTGCTGACGGACGGCGCGCTGGACCCGGCGAAGATCAACCCGGTGGCGGCCCGGTACTCGATCGCCTACGAGGAATGA
- a CDS encoding TetR/AcrR family transcriptional regulator → MSTERKPRADAERNRARVLEAARALLAEHDDVQLPEIARVAGVGVGTVYRNFPDRRALVEALAEQRFAEIAEYARKRCLDGKSGVTRYLRHVGEVLSGDRALSSAIETARGSAGSEPRGEAREQLETVVAQAIAADQAAGVLRADCTVSDVYLLVGCLSSVVRTESGDWRRFVELASEGLLPRG, encoded by the coding sequence TTGTCAACGGAGCGCAAACCGAGGGCGGACGCGGAACGCAACCGGGCACGCGTGCTGGAGGCGGCCCGCGCGCTGCTCGCCGAGCACGACGACGTCCAGTTGCCGGAGATCGCGCGGGTCGCCGGGGTGGGCGTCGGGACGGTGTACCGGAACTTCCCGGACCGGCGGGCGCTTGTGGAAGCGTTGGCGGAGCAGCGGTTCGCCGAGATCGCGGAGTACGCGCGGAAGCGGTGTCTCGACGGGAAATCCGGCGTCACCCGCTATCTGCGGCACGTCGGCGAGGTGCTTTCGGGGGACCGGGCGCTGTCGTCCGCCATCGAGACGGCGCGCGGATCGGCGGGGAGCGAACCGCGCGGCGAGGCTCGTGAGCAGCTGGAAACCGTGGTGGCGCAAGCGATCGCGGCGGATCAGGCGGCGGGGGTGCTCCGCGCGGACTGCACGGTAAGTGACGTGTATTTGCTGGTCGGCTGCCTGTCGTCGGTGGTCCGCACGGAAAGCGGGGACTGGCGGCGGTTTGTGGAGCTGGCGTCGGAGGGGCTGCTGCCTCGGGGCTAG
- a CDS encoding NAD(P)/FAD-dependent oxidoreductase has translation MTSSFVIIGAGLAGAKAAEALRDKGFDGKITIVGDERHLPYERPPLSKDYLAGNAEAESFQVHDAAWYAEKNVELRQGVKATAIEREKKQVTLDDGTSLGYDKLLLATGASPRELPDTAGIHYLRRIEDSDRLRELFGTASKLAVVGGGWIGLEATAAARQAGVEVTVIEALELPLVSALGPEVAPVFADLHREHGVDLRLGVQVEHISNGGQGKRIRLGDGSVLEADAVLAGIGAKPNVELAEAAGLRVDNGVVTDASLRTSDPDIFAAGDVANAYHPFLGKHLRVEHWANALNQPAVAAAGMLGKEESYDELPYFFTDQYDLGMEYLGTIEGHDRVVFRGDVPGREFIAFWLKENRVLAGMNVNVWDVTDPIKALIRSGKAVDPERLADPEVPLEDLA, from the coding sequence GTGACCTCGTCGTTCGTCATCATCGGAGCCGGGCTCGCCGGGGCCAAGGCCGCGGAAGCGTTGCGCGACAAGGGTTTCGACGGGAAGATCACCATCGTCGGCGACGAGCGGCACCTGCCCTACGAGCGCCCGCCGCTGTCGAAGGACTACCTCGCGGGCAACGCGGAGGCCGAGAGCTTCCAGGTGCACGACGCCGCGTGGTACGCCGAGAAGAACGTCGAGCTGCGCCAGGGCGTCAAGGCGACGGCGATCGAGCGGGAGAAGAAGCAGGTCACGCTCGACGACGGCACCAGCCTCGGCTACGACAAGCTCCTGCTCGCCACCGGCGCGAGCCCGCGCGAGCTGCCGGACACCGCGGGGATCCACTACCTGCGCCGCATCGAGGATTCCGACCGGCTCCGCGAACTGTTCGGCACCGCCTCGAAACTGGCGGTCGTCGGCGGCGGCTGGATCGGGCTCGAAGCGACCGCCGCCGCGCGCCAGGCCGGAGTCGAGGTCACCGTCATCGAGGCGCTCGAACTGCCGCTGGTCAGCGCGCTCGGCCCGGAGGTCGCTCCGGTCTTCGCCGACCTGCACCGCGAGCACGGCGTCGACCTGCGGCTCGGCGTCCAGGTCGAGCACATCTCCAACGGCGGCCAGGGCAAGCGGATCCGCCTCGGCGACGGCAGCGTCCTCGAGGCGGACGCCGTCCTGGCCGGGATCGGCGCGAAGCCGAACGTCGAACTGGCCGAGGCGGCCGGCCTCCGCGTCGACAACGGCGTGGTGACCGACGCGAGCCTGCGCACGAGCGACCCGGACATCTTCGCCGCGGGCGACGTCGCGAACGCCTACCACCCGTTCCTCGGCAAGCACCTGCGCGTCGAGCACTGGGCGAACGCGCTGAACCAGCCCGCGGTGGCCGCGGCCGGGATGCTCGGCAAGGAGGAGTCGTACGACGAGCTGCCGTACTTCTTCACCGACCAGTACGACCTCGGCATGGAATACCTCGGCACCATCGAGGGCCACGACCGCGTCGTGTTCCGCGGCGACGTGCCCGGGCGCGAGTTCATCGCGTTCTGGCTCAAGGAAAACCGCGTGCTGGCCGGGATGAACGTCAACGTCTGGGACGTCACCGACCCGATCAAGGCGCTCATCCGCTCCGGCAAGGCGGTGGACCCGGAGCGGCTCGCCGACCCCGAGGTCCCGCTGGAAGACCTCGCCTGA